In Panicum virgatum strain AP13 chromosome 5K, P.virgatum_v5, whole genome shotgun sequence, the genomic window CTGCGTATCAGCTTGGCTGTCTGTGTTGTCATGGAACTGCGACGAGCTCCAGTCGGAGACCTTGCTGTTGATGGTGTCACTTGAGGGGCTCCCGTCTGATTGTGCTTTGGTGGCGCAGTGGGCGTTCGCATTGTAGCCTGAATCGCCGTCTGAGATTAGGTCTCCGCGGTCTTGATCTTGCCTAGTGACAGTGCTGGTGGCGGAGCTTTCCCGTGCTGAAATAGAAGAGGTTGGCGCACGACCGTGATCAGGCTCGTTGCCCTCTTCACCTTCACGCCGCTGGGCACCGGGCGATTTTGAAAGGGAACCATTCGGCAGACATTCAGCAGATGGGTTGATGGTGATGGGGAGGTCCTTTTTACTTGATTTAGACTCTGCATCTGTCTGAAATGCCTTATTCTTGACCTCCACACCAACCTGAAATTTGTAAAAAGAAGTACATTTTTTCagataaacaaaacaaaagtaaACTAAGCATCGCCTAATCAAATGCCCAATTCTGAATCAATTGCAGTGCAAAGCCCTGCAGCATTTTGACATAACTAAGCATGGTACAGATGAGAAATGGAAGAATCGATGCCTCAAAAACATGTACTACGGCGCACATATGTAGTATAATGACACTCTACTGTAGTAGCAAGTACATAGCAACCAAGAGCAACAAGAAACCATAATTCAGTGTTACAAAATTAATATTTTCAGTTGCTTACCTTATTTGCATTCCTGTTCTCGTTGTACTGTTTCTCCCACTCCCTTTGagctttctcctcttcctcgtaCTGCCCTATCAGCTCTGCCTGCCTCTCCAGCACCCTCTCCATCTCCCCATCCTTCTCATACCTGATCACGTACTGGCCACCTCCACCATCCCCTGGCCTCTgctcatctccaaccacctcgCCGTCCATGTCCGCCTGGCCATCGTCCGTGACATCCGACCCATCTTGCCGCAGCTTCTGACTCCCTGCGCCGCTACCGACATCTTCCAGTGCCGCGGATCTGCTACCATTGCTGATCAGAAGCGCACGTTTGTCAGGTAAAGAGATAAGAACGAAAACGGACAAGAATGGCATGTGGAATTTGATGTTGGCTCCACTGTAAGCCAGAAGCACCTCAGCTCTACCCGCCGCTTGTTCTTGCGGCACGACTGCCCCATCCGGTACTTGGGCGAGGAATCGGAGGAGGATAGCAAGTAGAAGTAGCTCCTCCGCCTCTCCTTGTGCTTGAGCTGCGTGGCCTTGTGCGGGCTCACGCTGCGGCCTTTCCACGACAGCCCGCCGGCGGGCTGGGCCGTACCGGACAGCGCGTCCTCCGcttcgccctccgccgccgcctgctcctcctcccccgggGTGCGGGCCGTGTTGCCGCGGCTCTTTGCGTCGCCCTCCTGCTCCTGGTCGGAGTCCGAGTCGTCGTCCGAGAGGTGGCCGCCGAAGCCCTGGGAGTCGAGGATGGCGAGCACCTCGTCGGCAGCCCGCTCCGCCTGCCGCCTCTGCGCCGTCACCGCCCGGACctgctcctccagctccgcgACCTGAACGCAGCAGCGCACACGAATAATCAATGCCGAATCGCCAGTGCCATCGACATCAATGCCCGAACGCGCGACGGCACGGCGACGTGCGTGGCGTACCCGCTTGGCGAGCTCGTCCGCTCGCTCCTTGGCGGCGCGCGACACGGACCGCTCGGAGAGCAGCCGCgcgcggaggaagtcgacgGTCATGGCCGTGGAGTCCGCCACCGCCatccgcccgcccgcgcgcacgACGTCGAGCCGAGCTGACGCGCCGGTGAGAGGCTAGCTAACGAACTCTCTCCGTGGGGAGCGGGGCTCCACCGCGTAGCACCTGCACCGCCAGCCACCAGTCCACTACCCGCTCGCTCGCTCACATGCCGGCGCGGGCGTCCTGACCGGCTTtgagcggcggccgcgcgcccgCCTGCCCGCGCATAAAAAAAGGGGAACCGCTCGGTTTCCTGGGAGGAGCGCGCGGCGCCAACGACGCGCGGGCGGGGTAGTTACACTGGCACGCCGGTCGCACGCACGAGGACCATGGGCAGTGGCGGACCTACAGGTAGGTCCAGTAGGGCCTTGGCATACCCTAAGATTGGATCAGGTCcatgtaaatttttttctccATTCTTTACTGCTCGGCCCGTTGGCCACTCGGCCGGGCAAAAGCCCATCTGTCGTCAGTACCCTAACCCCGACGCCACCAGGTCACCCCACCACAGTCGCCCGTTCCACCCGCTGCTGTTAGGCGAAACTGCGAAACGGCTGCGTGCAGTGGCGACCGGCAAGCCGGCAACATGGCTACCCTggcctctccgccgccgactAGCGCTGTGCCGCCGTCTGCCGGTTCCGGCTGGACCTGCGGCCTGCAGTGCTGCACAGGCGCACAGTGCATCGATCTGCTGCCGCTCCCCTCCGGCAATCCGTCCCTTTCCTCCTCAGAAGCTCCGCCAATCTTCTTTGGACTCCTTTTAATTGTTGAATTGACGATAATATGTTATTTGTTACGTGTATCCCAAATGTTTGGTGAATTTTTAATGTCTTTTACCGAGTTAAAAAATAGATTATACCGTTTTGTATGTAAATTTTTTGACACGGCATACCCTATCTTAGAAACCTAGGTCCGCCACTGACTCTCCATGGGGCGGCCGACGGGGACGCGCCGCCCCCCGCCACGGCGGCGTACGTCGCGCTGGGGCGCCGTCGGTTTCCAAGCGCGATGCCTCGCCTACTCGGCGCGGGTCCGTCCCGGAGGCAGCGTGTTGGCATCTTACGGGCTGTACCCCAGCGGTTGTTGTTTACGTACGGGATGAATCTGTCCAGACGCCAACCAGCGGGTGATCTCCTACCACCACCCATCACCCATGGCTGGACGGACGGGCACGGACGGGGGCAGGCGTGGCACAGCTCGTCGTGTTTGCGCAACGCGACGCGAGGCCAGCCGGAGCCAACGGTTGCTACCGACGCCCCAGGCAAGTGGGATGGAATATGCAATCGCAGGGGAACGATCTGCGAGTCGGACGGCACATGAGCGGTGGCTGAATGGCTGGCCGGACGCCCTCGCCTGGAATCTTTTGCTTGACTGCCTGTCAGTCAGTGCCTCGCTGAC contains:
- the LOC120708726 gene encoding uncharacterized protein LOC120708726; the protein is MAVADSTAMTVDFLRARLLSERSVSRAAKERADELAKRVAELEEQVRAVTAQRRQAERAADEVLAILDSQGFGGHLSDDDSDSDQEQEGDAKSRGNTARTPGEEEQAAAEGEAEDALSGTAQPAGGLSWKGRSVSPHKATQLKHKERRRSYFYLLSSSDSSPKYRMGQSCRKNKRRVELSNGSRSAALEDVGSGAGSQKLRQDGSDVTDDGQADMDGEVVGDEQRPGDGGGGQYVIRYEKDGEMERVLERQAELIGQYEEEEKAQREWEKQYNENRNANKVGVEVKNKAFQTDAESKSSKKDLPITINPSAECLPNGSLSKSPGAQRREGEEGNEPDHGRAPTSSISARESSATSTVTRQDQDRGDLISDGDSGYNANAHCATKAQSDGSPSSDTINSKVSDWSSSQFHDNTDSQADTQPYRPASSNIADIESVLQALQRARISLSAKLSKPVPPSQVTLALPAPGDEHKEYDDLPANDDDNLYGENLSSSSPARQEILALPAPEDWPPELDGAAISQAERASSSGPPREEILALPAPGDDCRKEIEDYTKIPVGTPGLFRLPTDSFPVDWKMFSGNACGSAFSLGAAALHATSILSNPPASYGAVASVPSVSGDGSGFSAKQRCDLQVPALLPVPTPGRCNIPTPDFTVPPLPGIPGLGKDLRRAGPLGSADLFMQRGIDYTISNKWML